One Candidatus Melainabacteria bacterium genomic window carries:
- the guaD gene encoding guanine deaminase: protein MVCGFNALPSVQAADEGTVAIRSGILDFVDDPWSKPTGHGDEAARFYPDGLLVINNGIVKECGPYDATIAKYPGLKVTSLPNRIIVPGFVDGHIHFPQTRVLGAYGEQLLPWLQEWIFPEEMKYKDAAYAKEGINHFFDNLLANGTTTVQDFGTSSESAVGQYFDEASRRNMRVICGIAGLDRNAPEGMITPPQAFYDGSKRLIEKYHGKGRNLYAITPRFAYGDSDDLLAMCGKLHKEYPDCWINTHVSENPTETHNAAEEHKCKDYLACYEKYGLVGPKFTAGHGVWLSDNEFARLHKAGAAVSFCPNSNTFLGSGLFRLGKATDPNERVRLSFGSDMGGGNSFSMINVLNQGYKVGMCNNTMLDGSVDPRWKNESEAERNKLNAMRAFYSATLGGARGLYLDDKIGNFNPGKEADFVVLDWNGGPLATKWHQTLIVKEGDSPKNIDQAAKLLFGVIAVGDDRAVDETWVYGKRLYKRGGDTTLVNSETKHDNN, encoded by the coding sequence ATGGTGTGCGGTTTCAACGCGTTGCCATCAGTGCAAGCTGCTGACGAAGGCACAGTCGCGATACGAAGTGGAATCCTGGACTTTGTAGATGACCCCTGGTCCAAGCCGACCGGTCATGGTGATGAAGCGGCACGCTTCTATCCAGATGGTCTTCTGGTAATCAACAACGGTATCGTCAAGGAATGTGGACCCTATGATGCCACGATAGCCAAGTATCCTGGTCTGAAAGTGACCTCGCTACCAAATCGCATCATTGTGCCTGGGTTTGTCGATGGTCACATCCACTTCCCGCAAACTCGTGTTCTCGGCGCATATGGAGAACAATTGCTGCCCTGGCTGCAAGAATGGATTTTCCCTGAAGAAATGAAGTACAAAGATGCTGCTTATGCAAAAGAAGGCATCAATCACTTCTTCGATAACCTGTTGGCAAACGGCACCACAACCGTGCAAGACTTCGGAACATCATCTGAATCAGCCGTTGGTCAATATTTCGACGAAGCAAGCAGACGCAACATGCGCGTCATCTGCGGAATTGCAGGTCTCGATCGTAACGCCCCAGAAGGCATGATCACACCTCCGCAAGCATTCTACGATGGCAGCAAGCGCTTGATCGAAAAGTATCACGGCAAAGGACGCAACCTCTACGCGATCACACCGCGCTTCGCATACGGTGACTCAGACGACCTGCTGGCAATGTGCGGAAAACTGCACAAAGAGTATCCAGATTGCTGGATCAATACTCACGTATCAGAAAACCCAACAGAAACTCACAACGCTGCGGAAGAACACAAATGCAAAGACTACCTCGCTTGCTATGAAAAATACGGCTTGGTAGGTCCGAAGTTCACCGCTGGACACGGCGTATGGTTGTCAGACAATGAATTCGCACGCTTGCACAAAGCCGGCGCCGCTGTTTCTTTCTGCCCCAACTCCAACACTTTCCTCGGCAGCGGCTTGTTCCGATTGGGCAAAGCCACTGACCCGAACGAAAGAGTGCGCCTCTCATTCGGATCAGACATGGGCGGAGGAAACAGCTTCTCCATGATCAACGTTCTGAACCAGGGCTACAAAGTCGGCATGTGCAACAACACCATGCTCGACGGCAGCGTCGACCCACGCTGGAAGAATGAATCAGAAGCTGAGCGCAATAAACTCAATGCAATGCGCGCCTTCTATTCTGCCACTCTGGGTGGTGCACGCGGACTCTACCTCGACGATAAGATCGGAAACTTCAACCCCGGCAAAGAAGCCGACTTTGTTGTTCTCGATTGGAACGGCGGACCTCTTGCAACCAAGTGGCACCAGACCTTGATCGTCAAAGAGGGCGACTCTCCAAAGAACATCGATCAAGCAGCTAAATTGCTCTTCGGAGTAATTGCTGTCGGCGACGACCGCGCCGTCGATGAAACCTGGGTATACGGCAAGCGCCTTTACAAGCGTGGTGGAGACACTACTCTGGTAAACAGCGAAACCAAGCACGACAACAATTAG
- a CDS encoding serine/threonine protein kinase, with product MDLTPADLKSSPAISTHPLQNSTFVGGRYEIIDLIGQGGAGAVYRVRHQALNKIFALKALYAGVTTDEKALRRFDAEAKTVGNLNNPYLIQVHDYGVTDSGIPYIVLDYIEGTNLADEILRLGHLDEDRVLSIFSKVCEGLEHAHTNQIIHRDLKPSNIMLLRNERGQEIPKIVDFGIAKRQSVDNSVTQTGEIFGTPLYMSPEQCLGKAIDSRSDIYSLGCVMYEALAGAPPFVGSNPVETVLRHINDTPLPLRKACGDWKISPESERVVMACLEKDPKDRPESAIAVQRNLERIAQGEKPALRKAAHRVKKRMSKTLLFSVISFLLGGLLLYACLIFVYLPHRKTASKGFSHDYVLALGLEKQLRYKESIDVLLNAMKVNEGHMTEQQLLPCYLALVEDFVKLGDKDSSEKYFDKMMDLVKQSTDKLAVFRYSSKVGDTIVDPLRKIYAYEEASSVWSLAEPTKPDYLLHVLTNMIKQYRKLNMVDKASHSLQYAREIIEKYPEVSDVYKWQIADCSGVISLQMSQPSRALQYFRQAKELARLLKNQQYLQLSEKQEEDILKSLNQGVKSDTASNAELRDNGQENIVH from the coding sequence ATGGATTTAACACCTGCAGATTTGAAATCATCACCTGCGATTTCGACCCATCCGCTGCAGAACAGCACTTTCGTCGGCGGTCGATATGAAATTATCGATTTGATTGGGCAAGGCGGCGCAGGTGCCGTCTATAGGGTCAGGCATCAAGCACTTAACAAGATCTTTGCTCTCAAGGCCTTGTACGCGGGAGTCACAACGGATGAAAAAGCCTTGCGTCGATTTGACGCAGAGGCCAAGACCGTTGGTAATTTGAACAATCCTTATTTGATTCAAGTGCACGACTATGGTGTCACAGATAGTGGCATTCCGTATATCGTGCTCGATTATATCGAAGGAACAAATCTTGCTGATGAGATTCTGAGACTGGGTCACCTTGATGAAGATCGGGTGTTGTCTATTTTCTCAAAGGTTTGTGAGGGGCTTGAGCACGCGCACACCAATCAGATTATTCATCGTGATCTGAAGCCAAGCAATATCATGCTGCTGCGTAATGAGCGAGGACAGGAGATTCCCAAGATTGTCGATTTCGGAATAGCGAAAAGACAGTCGGTCGACAACAGTGTCACTCAAACCGGCGAGATTTTCGGTACGCCCCTCTACATGAGCCCTGAGCAGTGTCTCGGTAAAGCGATAGACAGTAGAAGTGATATTTACTCGTTAGGGTGCGTCATGTATGAGGCTCTCGCGGGAGCACCGCCATTTGTCGGCAGTAACCCGGTCGAGACGGTGTTGCGACATATCAATGACACGCCCCTTCCCTTGCGTAAGGCTTGTGGTGACTGGAAAATCAGCCCTGAGTCCGAGCGGGTCGTAATGGCGTGTCTTGAAAAAGACCCAAAGGATCGTCCGGAAAGCGCCATTGCAGTGCAAAGGAATTTGGAGCGTATTGCTCAGGGTGAAAAACCGGCGCTGCGAAAAGCTGCTCATCGTGTGAAGAAGCGGATGAGCAAAACGCTACTTTTTTCCGTTATCAGTTTTCTGCTTGGTGGACTATTGCTGTATGCGTGCCTAATATTTGTTTATTTGCCTCACCGAAAGACAGCATCTAAAGGCTTTAGTCACGATTACGTTCTCGCACTTGGACTAGAGAAGCAGTTGCGTTATAAGGAAAGCATTGATGTTTTGTTGAATGCCATGAAAGTAAATGAAGGACATATGACGGAACAGCAGTTGCTGCCGTGCTACCTGGCATTAGTTGAAGATTTTGTCAAACTGGGAGATAAGGATAGTTCTGAAAAGTACTTCGACAAGATGATGGACCTCGTTAAGCAGTCAACAGATAAATTGGCTGTCTTTCGTTATTCCTCGAAAGTCGGCGATACAATTGTTGATCCGCTGCGTAAAATCTACGCATATGAAGAAGCAAGTTCCGTGTGGTCTTTAGCTGAGCCAACTAAGCCTGATTACCTATTGCACGTCTTAACCAACATGATCAAGCAATATCGTAAGCTGAACATGGTGGACAAAGCTTCCCACAGCTTGCAGTATGCGCGGGAAATTATCGAGAAATATCCCGAAGTTAGTGACGTGTATAAGTGGCAAATTGCTGACTGCTCGGGGGTGATTTCTCTGCAAATGTCTCAACCTTCTCGGGCTTTGCAATATTTTCGACAGGCCAAAGAACTAGCTCGTCTGCTGAAAAACCAGCAGTACTTGCAGCTTTCGGAGAAGCAAGAAGAGGATATCCTTAAGTCGCTCAACCAGGGCGTTAAGAGCGATACTGCTTCGAATGCCGAACTTCGCGATAATGGGCAAGAGAATATAGTGCACTGA